In Zingiber officinale cultivar Zhangliang chromosome 8B, Zo_v1.1, whole genome shotgun sequence, a single genomic region encodes these proteins:
- the LOC122014063 gene encoding protein indeterminate-domain 7-like, with protein MSNVTGDGTGSFSSGGKSAGEDGVHERSHADVSAARPPPPPAKKKRNPPGTPDPNAEVIALSPKTLMATNRFVCEICGKGFQRDQNLQLHRRGHNLPWKLRQRSSDEVAKKRVYVCPEPTCVHHSPGRALGDLTGIKKHFCRKHGEKKWKCDKCDKKYAVPSDWKAHAKICGTREYKCDCGTVFARRDSFVTHRAFCDVLARETSDELMNQPLMAAMASDLRAQGPIAGFKGLLAVADHLVPPSRDMAAGMLSSFMPNMPPAPSSYCGLDEALLLKLPEESSALMSATALLQKAAQIGATVAGGANRGAMASLLGGCQFFGPAMNEVGAIAGDGSTLNHVGRCGSGDVMTVDFLGIEGERRLHMQRQGLEFEGALHQRRMMETLHGLQQQLSTEMENAPLWYL; from the exons ATGTCGAACGTCACCGGAGACGGTACTGGAAGCTTCTCTTCCGGCGGCAAGTCAGCTGGAGAAGATGGTGTCCACGAGCGAAGCCACGCCGACGTCTCTGCTGcacggccgccgccgccgccggcaaagaagaagaggaacccCCCTGGAACTCCAG ACCCAAATGCTGAGGTGATCGCGCTGTCGCCGAAGACGCTGATGGCGACGAACCGGTTCGTGTGCGAGATCTGCGGGAAGGGGTTCCAGAGGGACCAGAACCTGCAGCTGCACCGGCGGGGGCACAACCTTCCGTGGAAGCTCCGGCAGCGGAGCAGCGACGAGGTGGCGAAGAAGAGGGTGTACGTGTGCCCGGAGCCGACGTGCGTGCACCACAGCCCCGGCCGGGCCCTCGGCGACCTCACCGGAATTAAGAAGCACTTCTGCCGGAAGCACGGGGAGAAGAAGTGGAAGTGCGACAAGTGCGACAAGAAGTACGCGGTGCCATCGGACTGGAAGGCGCACGCCAAGATCTGCGGCACCAGGGAGTACAAGTGCGATTGCGGCACCGTCTTCGCCAG GAGAGACAGCTTCGTCACCCACCGGGCCTTCTGCGACGTTTTGGCCAGAGAGACGAGCGACGAGCTGATGAACCAGCCTCTCATGGCCGCCATGGCTTCCGACCTTCGAGCTCAGGGGCCGATCGCCGGATTCAAGGGCCTCCTTGCCGTTGCCGACCACCTCGTTCCCCCATCCCGCGATATGGCCGCCGGCATGCTCTCCAGCTTCATGCCCAACATGCCCCCTGCCCCCTCCTCCTACTGCGGGCTGGACGAGGCCCTGCTGCTGAAGCTTCCGGAAGAGTCCTCGGCCCTCATGTCGGCTACTGCTCTGCTGCAGAAGGCGGCGCAGATCGGCGCGACGGTGGCTGGCGGCGCCAACAGGGGCGCCATGGCCTCGCTGCTCGGCGGCTGTCAGTTCTTCGGTCCGGCCATGAATGAAGTGGGTGCGATCGCCGGCGATGGGTCCACTCTGAATCATGTCGGCCGGTGCGGGAGTGGAGATGTGATGACGGTGGACTTCCTGGGAATCGAGGGAGAGAGGAGGCTACACATGCAGCGGCAGGGGTTGGAGTTCGAAGGGGCGCTGCATCAACGGAGGATGATGGAGACTCTGCATGGGCTGCAGCAGCAGCTGTCCACTGAGATGGAGAACGCCCCTCTATGGTATCTTTGA